AGGCCATTGTCGTGGACCGATGCAGCAAGCGGCCAAACGCGCGCATCTCGCCCGTGCCCGGCTGCATGAAGCTCGTCTTCATCTCGATCGTGACAACTCCCGTGCCCTCCGGCGCCGTACTCCGACAAGCCGTGCTCAACGCCACGTCGAGCAACGCCATCGTCACGCCGCCGTGCATGACCTCCCAACTGTTGAGATGCTGCGGCGCGAGTACAAGCCGCAACTCCGACTCGCCCCCCTCTGCCCTCAGCAACTCCATCCCGAGGTGGTCAATGAAACCCGATCGAATCGACACCGCCGTCATCGCGCACCCCGGCAATGCCGATCTGCCTGGTAAAACGTATCCATCATCCCGTCATCCGTCAAAGGTGCGCGCCAATGGGCGCGTCACCACATTTCCATTTCGTCGATCGCGCGACACTCGCGGCAAGCAACCGCCTTGCCGCGTGCGCGTTTACTCGCGCGAAACACCCGCCGCCGCCAGCGACGCCCATGCCGCGGCCAACGAACCGTTGAGGTCGATCGCCCGACATGCGTGTTCGATCACACAGACGTCGAAGCCTGCCGCCTTCGCGTCCAACGCGCTCCAGGCGACGCAGAAGTCGGTGGCGAGGCCCACGCAGTGCACGCGCCTCACCCCCTTGTCGCGCAGGTAGCCAGCCAGTCCCGTCGGCGTCCTGCGGTCCGCTTCCACGAATGCGGAATAGCTGTCGACATTAGTGTGATACCCCTTGCGCACCACGGCCTGAGCATGCGGCACGTGGAGCGCGGCATGCAACTCGGCACCGCGCGTGTCCTGCACGCAGTGCGCCGGCCACAGCACCTGCTCGCCGTACGGCAGCGAGAGGGTCTCGAACGGCTTGCGTCCGACGTGGTTTTCCGCAAACGACACATGATCCGACGGATGCCAGTCCTGCGTGATGATCACGTGCGCGAACTTGCCCGCCAACGCATTGATCACCGGCACGACTTCGTCGCCATGCGGCACGGCCAGTGCGCCGCCGGGCATGAAGTCGTTCTGCACGTCGATCACGAGCAGCACTTCGTCCATCGGTTTCATACGGTTGCCCTCATGTCGTTGCGGGTCCGGTGGCGGCCCAGGTTGCCGCTACCGCGGCGAGCGCTCACCCGTTGAATCGCCCGCCCGCTTCCGCGAGCTCGACCAGGCGCGCGGCGGGCGCCCAGTCCTTGCCATGCTCGGCCTTTTCAAATTCGCGCACCCGCGCCAGCACCTTGTCGAGCCCCACCGTGTCGGCGTAGAGCATTGGGCCGCCACGCCAAAGCGGGAAACCATAGCCGTTCAGATACACCATGTCGATGTCGGACGCGCGTGCCGCCGTGCCGTCGGCCAGCACCTTGGCCCCCTCGTTGACCAACGCGTACACGAGGCGATCGACGATCTCCTCGTCCGTGAACGTGCGCGCCGCGATGCCGTGCTCACGGCGGTAGTCCTCGACCATCTGAGCCACTTTGGCAGACTCACGCGGCGTGCGATCGCCCGGCGCGTAGTCGTACCAGCCGGCATGTGTCTTCTGCCCATAACGCCCCGCCTCGCACAGCACGTCGGCGATCTTCGGGTACGCGATACCGGGATGCTCGGCGTGGCGACGCTTGCGAATCGCCCAGCTCACGTCGTTACCCGCCAGATCGCTCGTGCGGAACGGCCCCATTGCGAAACCGAAGCGCTCGATGGCGACATCGATCTGCGCGGGCGTGGCGCCCTGCTCGACCATCCATTGGGATTGCTTGAAATACGGCTCGAGCATGCGGTTGCCGATGAAGCCGTCGCACACACGGGCCACCACAGCGAGCTTGCCGATGCGCTTGGCGAGCTTCATGATCGTGGCAAGAACGTCCTTGCCTGTATTCGCGCCGCGCACGACCTCCAGCAGACGCATCACATTGGCTGGGCTGAAGAAGTGCATGCCGATCACGTCCGGCGCACGCGACGTGGCCCGGGCCAGCGCATCGAGATCCAGCGTGGAAGTATTCGACGCGAGAATGGCGCCGGTCTTGGCCACCTTGTCGAGTTCGCGGAACACCACCTGCTTGATCGCCATGTCCTCGAACACGGCCTCGACGATCAGATCGGCGTCCGCCACCGAAGCAAAATCGGTGCTGCCCTGGATGCGTGCCAGGCGCTTGTCCGCTTCCTCGGCCGTCAGCTTGCCGCGCGTGACGGCGCGGGCATAGTTGCCGCGCATCGCCTCGACGCCGCGCGCGAGCGCCGCCTCGGTCGTGTCGACCAGCGTCACCGGAAGGCCCGCATTGGCGAACGTCATGGCGATACCACTGCCCATCGTGCCAGCGCCAATCACCGCGACACGCTCGATATTTCGCACCGGCGTGTCGTCGGGCACGTCGGCAATCTTGGATGCGGCCCGCTCCCCAAGGAACGCATGACGCAGCGCCTTCGACTCCGGCGAACTGACCAGCGCGACGAAACACTCGCGCTCGAATTTCACCCCATCGTCGAACGGGCGCTGCAGCGCGGCCTCGACCGCCGCCACGCATTTGTGCGGCGCAGGGAAATGTGGCTGCTCGCGCTGCACCTTTTCGCGCGCCGCGTCGATGGCGGCCCTTGCCGAGCCGTCCCCGTCTTCGATCGCCACATCGCGCAAGCGCGGGAGCGCTCCGCCCTGCGCGGCGACGTCGGTCGCAAAGGCGATCGCCCCATTGCGCAAATCGTCGTAACCGCCGTCGATGATCCTGGTGAAGAGCGTACCGGCCAGCGCTTCGGATTTCACCACACGGCCGGTGACGACCATGTCGAGTGCACGTGCAACGCCGATCGCACGCGGCAGACGCTGCGTGCCGCCCGCCCCGGGCAACAGGCCCAGCTTCACCTCCGGCAGCGCGATCTGCGCGCCGGGCAACCCGACGCGGTAGTGGCAGGCAAGCGCCAGTTCGAGTCCTCCTCCCATCGCGACGGCATGCACCGCGGCGACGACAGGTTTTCCGCATGCATCCAGCGCCGCGATGACGTCGACCAGCAGCGGGCTCTGCGTCGCCTTCGGTGTGTTGAATTCACGGATGTCGGCACCGCCGGAAAATGCTTTGCCGCCGCCGATCAGCACGATGGCGCGCACCTGTGCGTCGGCCTGCGCCTGCGCGAGTCCCTCGGCAATACCGGCGCGGGTGGCGTGCCCCAGCCCGTTGACCGGCGGATTTTCCAGCGTAATGACGGCCACGCCGTCACGAACCTCATATGCCGTGCTCATTGTTGTCTCTATCCTGATATTTATTTGCGTCATTGGGGGAGCCGCGGGCGCGCCGGCCGCGGCAAGACGATCGTTCGATTCTAGCGCAGCCCTACACCTCGAGCCATTCGCGGCGAATGTCGTGTGCGGCCGTCAGCGCCTGCGGAGTGCCCTCGAAGACGAGCCGGCCACGGCCCATGACGGCCACACGTTGCGCACAACTGAGCGCCAGCGAGAGCTTCTGCTCGATGAGCAGTATCGCCACGCCGCTGGCCCGCAGATCCGTCAGGATGCGGCCAATTCGGGCGACGACGCGCGGCGCCAGTCCCTCCGTCGGCTCGTCGACGATCAGCAGGCCCGGCCCCGCCATCATGGCCCGGCACAGCGAAAGCAGTTGCTGTTCGCCGCCGGACAGCGCGCCCGCCGGCGCATCGCGGCGTGGCGCGAGTTCCTCGAAACGATCGAACGCCTGCGCCAGCGTGAGCGTGTCGCCGATTCCCGGCACAGGCGCCGATGCCCGCGACGTTGCCGGCACCTTCGCACCACGTTGCCCGAGCAGCAGATTCTGCGTGACGGTCAGCGGGCCGAAAACATCGCGCGTCTCGGGTACATAGCCAACGCCAAGACGTGCGATCTCGTGCGGCGCCATCGTTACGAGTGACTGCCCCCGCCAGCGAATATCGCCTTCCCGCCGCAGTTGCCCCATGACGGCGCGCGCCAGTGTGGACCGGCCCGCGCCATTACGCCCGAGGACCGCCACGATCT
The Pandoraea pulmonicola DNA segment above includes these coding regions:
- a CDS encoding PaaI family thioesterase; protein product: MTAVSIRSGFIDHLGMELLRAEGGESELRLVLAPQHLNSWEVMHGGVTMALLDVALSTACRSTAPEGTGVVTIEMKTSFMQPGTGEMRAFGRLLHRSTTMAYCEGEVRDADGKLVAKAMGTFKYLRRLAVGRDIRQQRRPDDPRGD
- the pncA gene encoding bifunctional nicotinamidase/pyrazinamidase, which gives rise to MKPMDEVLLVIDVQNDFMPGGALAVPHGDEVVPVINALAGKFAHVIITQDWHPSDHVSFAENHVGRKPFETLSLPYGEQVLWPAHCVQDTRGAELHAALHVPHAQAVVRKGYHTNVDSYSAFVEADRRTPTGLAGYLRDKGVRRVHCVGLATDFCVAWSALDAKAAGFDVCVIEHACRAIDLNGSLAAAWASLAAAGVSRE
- a CDS encoding 3-hydroxyacyl-CoA dehydrogenase NAD-binding domain-containing protein, encoding MSTAYEVRDGVAVITLENPPVNGLGHATRAGIAEGLAQAQADAQVRAIVLIGGGKAFSGGADIREFNTPKATQSPLLVDVIAALDACGKPVVAAVHAVAMGGGLELALACHYRVGLPGAQIALPEVKLGLLPGAGGTQRLPRAIGVARALDMVVTGRVVKSEALAGTLFTRIIDGGYDDLRNGAIAFATDVAAQGGALPRLRDVAIEDGDGSARAAIDAAREKVQREQPHFPAPHKCVAAVEAALQRPFDDGVKFERECFVALVSSPESKALRHAFLGERAASKIADVPDDTPVRNIERVAVIGAGTMGSGIAMTFANAGLPVTLVDTTEAALARGVEAMRGNYARAVTRGKLTAEEADKRLARIQGSTDFASVADADLIVEAVFEDMAIKQVVFRELDKVAKTGAILASNTSTLDLDALARATSRAPDVIGMHFFSPANVMRLLEVVRGANTGKDVLATIMKLAKRIGKLAVVARVCDGFIGNRMLEPYFKQSQWMVEQGATPAQIDVAIERFGFAMGPFRTSDLAGNDVSWAIRKRRHAEHPGIAYPKIADVLCEAGRYGQKTHAGWYDYAPGDRTPRESAKVAQMVEDYRREHGIAARTFTDEEIVDRLVYALVNEGAKVLADGTAARASDIDMVYLNGYGFPLWRGGPMLYADTVGLDKVLARVREFEKAEHGKDWAPAARLVELAEAGGRFNG
- a CDS encoding ABC transporter ATP-binding protein, translating into MLELIDVRAGYDGSRVLHGVTMHVAPGEIVAVLGRNGAGRSTLARAVMGQLRREGDIRWRGQSLVTMAPHEIARLGVGYVPETRDVFGPLTVTQNLLLGQRGAKVPATSRASAPVPGIGDTLTLAQAFDRFEELAPRRDAPAGALSGGEQQLLSLCRAMMAGPGLLIVDEPTEGLAPRVVARIGRILTDLRASGVAILLIEQKLSLALSCAQRVAVMGRGRLVFEGTPQALTAAHDIRREWLEV